In Flammeovirgaceae bacterium 311, one DNA window encodes the following:
- a CDS encoding TonB-dependent receptor (COG1629 Outer membrane receptor proteins, mostly Fe transport), translating to MQKLLLALMGFFAFTSAFAQPSPAASIVTGTIQGTVVDAAEQTTLAYATVAVMENGSSQPLKTAFTDLKGSFTLTVVPYKAYTLIITYVGYQTRTIELPLITANPLSLGQIGMSSDVSLLQEVVVVAERLLVEQDIDKLTYHVEIDPESHTLSALEMMRKVPLLSVDGDDNLQLNGSDSYLVLINGKTSSLFVQNPSEIFKSMPASAIKSIEVITNPPARYDAEGVGGIINIITYRKTISGYNGSVSAAISSPRGSTMGGYLTAKAGKFGFSGHLVNNITSSPPAGRSYLREDHTRQTRLVQTGESNNRNSSLNGSGELSYELNALSVFTASYRANSNNGTHDFLQQVALFNGSNNLTQAYQNTSTSRNNSGGNDLGLDLQRSFRKHPEQLLTLSYKVSSNANASSSDFALQPLLNYIEQLSQTQNRSSTREHTLQADYVQPIKKQTLELGVKSSLRRNDSDYFYKNLHQETGAFVLDPSQSNNFDYQQDIHAAYASLSLKKNNWGLRTGARLEETWVDANFRSSGTFATQHYLNLIPSLNLSHKLKNNSTLKLSYNQRLERPGLYHLNPYVNLTDPRNISYGNPGLDPATNHSFNLAYATFIKSSSINAGLFHHFANNSIQRFTSLGEDTVARTTYANIGRRQAYGFSLSGSTMLFNKLSLSLNSTTQYLRITSTFQDRLQHNTGLTLNASGNVSYRFNKTWRANGNLAYNSPQIFLQGRSAGFVSNNLSVHKDILKNNKGSVSLSVRNPFQKYRRYQNEISDPAFYQLQESFSVIRQFSLAFSYRFGKVQTSSPRRKRSIQDDDSKVTE from the coding sequence ATGCAAAAGCTCCTGCTGGCCCTGATGGGCTTTTTTGCTTTTACTTCCGCTTTTGCGCAGCCCTCCCCTGCCGCAAGTATAGTCACCGGTACCATACAGGGTACTGTGGTTGACGCTGCCGAGCAAACTACCCTGGCCTATGCTACCGTGGCGGTAATGGAAAACGGAAGTAGCCAGCCACTAAAAACCGCCTTCACCGACCTGAAAGGGTCTTTTACACTTACAGTGGTGCCCTACAAAGCGTATACACTCATCATTACCTATGTAGGTTATCAAACCAGAACAATAGAACTTCCCCTTATTACTGCGAATCCACTCTCCCTGGGGCAGATTGGAATGTCATCCGATGTTAGCTTATTACAGGAGGTAGTGGTGGTGGCCGAAAGGCTGCTGGTTGAGCAGGATATTGATAAACTGACCTATCATGTGGAAATTGATCCTGAAAGCCACACCCTCTCCGCATTGGAAATGATGCGCAAAGTACCCCTGCTATCGGTTGATGGTGACGATAACCTGCAGCTGAACGGGAGCGACAGCTACCTGGTGCTCATCAACGGTAAAACCTCTTCCTTATTCGTGCAAAACCCGAGTGAGATTTTTAAGAGCATGCCCGCCAGCGCTATCAAAAGCATTGAAGTAATTACCAACCCGCCCGCCCGCTATGATGCAGAAGGAGTAGGAGGCATCATCAACATCATCACCTACCGGAAAACCATCAGTGGCTACAACGGCTCTGTCAGTGCCGCCATCAGCAGCCCCAGGGGTTCTACCATGGGCGGCTATCTCACAGCCAAGGCAGGGAAGTTTGGCTTCTCCGGCCACCTTGTAAACAATATCACCAGCAGCCCTCCTGCGGGCAGGAGTTATCTTAGGGAAGACCACACCAGGCAAACCCGCCTGGTGCAAACAGGTGAAAGCAACAACCGCAACAGCTCTTTGAACGGAAGCGGCGAGCTTAGCTATGAACTCAATGCACTTAGTGTGTTTACCGCCAGCTACCGGGCAAACAGCAACAATGGTACACATGATTTTCTACAGCAGGTAGCATTGTTTAACGGCAGCAACAATCTTACTCAGGCCTACCAGAACACCAGCACCAGCAGGAATAATTCAGGAGGCAACGATCTTGGGCTGGATTTACAGCGCAGCTTCCGAAAGCACCCCGAGCAGCTCCTTACCTTATCCTATAAAGTAAGCAGTAACGCCAACGCCAGCTCTTCTGATTTTGCGCTGCAGCCCCTGCTCAACTATATCGAACAGCTAAGCCAAACACAAAATAGAAGCAGCACCCGTGAGCATACCCTGCAGGCAGATTATGTACAGCCAATAAAAAAACAAACGCTTGAGTTGGGTGTAAAGTCTTCCCTTCGTCGCAACGACAGCGACTACTTCTACAAAAACCTGCACCAGGAAACAGGAGCATTTGTGCTGGACCCAAGTCAGAGTAATAATTTTGATTACCAGCAGGACATCCATGCTGCCTATGCTTCCCTCAGCCTGAAAAAAAACAACTGGGGCCTGCGGACCGGCGCACGCCTGGAAGAAACATGGGTAGATGCCAACTTCCGTTCCTCAGGCACCTTTGCTACCCAGCACTACCTGAACCTGATCCCCAGCCTGAACCTCTCGCACAAGCTCAAAAACAACAGCACACTAAAACTGTCGTACAACCAGCGGCTGGAGCGCCCGGGCCTGTACCACCTGAATCCCTATGTAAACCTGACCGACCCACGCAACATCAGCTACGGCAACCCCGGGCTAGATCCGGCCACTAACCACTCATTTAACCTGGCATACGCTACCTTCATCAAAAGCTCCTCTATCAATGCCGGTTTGTTTCACCATTTTGCCAACAACTCCATTCAGCGCTTTACCAGCCTGGGAGAAGACACAGTGGCCCGGACTACCTACGCCAACATAGGCAGGAGGCAAGCTTACGGCTTCAGCCTGAGCGGCAGCACCATGCTCTTCAATAAATTAAGCCTTAGCCTGAACAGCACCACTCAGTACCTCAGGATTACCAGCACATTTCAGGACCGGCTGCAGCACAACACCGGCCTTACACTTAATGCATCGGGTAATGTCAGCTACCGTTTCAATAAAACATGGCGGGCCAATGGCAATCTTGCTTACAACTCTCCCCAGATATTCCTGCAGGGCAGGTCTGCCGGCTTTGTTTCAAACAACCTGTCGGTCCATAAAGATATCCTTAAAAACAACAAAGGGAGTGTAAGTCTTTCGGTACGGAACCCATTCCAAAAGTACCGCCGCTATCAAAACGAGATCAGCGATCCAGCTTTTTATCAGTTGCAGGAGTCATTTTCAGTGATCCGCCAGTTTAGCCTGGCATTCAGCTACCGTTTCGGGAAAGTACAAACCAGCAGCCCCCGCAGAAAGCGAAGCATCCAGGACGACGACTCCAAAGTCACTGAATAG